A stretch of Campylobacter gracilis DNA encodes these proteins:
- a CDS encoding TonB-dependent receptor domain-containing protein: MQKDMYFKKAKFIALSICASVSILCGVEGSHLSSDANSTNLGEIVVSASGFRQDIRQAPATISTLDNKEISSGSFTSLHDIANKMPGVSVIAGDDGPASGISIRGMESSQTLVLIDGKRVSSAAANPKGGAGDMNSNFIPPAGAIERIEVIRGPMSSLYGSDAVGGVINIITKKNFSKFSGSATISTTIQDHEGIGDGKMGEAYVNIPFGQYAALQLWGYKKLRDEDGYKGGYQKSDKSDSNAKLWLTPDENNKFYVQTGRQNHDYSRTLGKTAVYPNARGLNHYKYKRENHGVGYLGEFESLSADISYFWDKTRRTSIFDSLSPAIVKNRNFNSKFTTYLGINTLTFGYDFSKQDVQTTFIVSNANRQNLRSPQRFSMSEHAGFLEDEIEILENTLFLTLGGRLTHNEYFGNHFSPRAYATFNIGDTWTIKGGVATGYKTPDVNQISPEVGTIQGGWRIIDFGNKDLKPEKSTTYEIGLYYDNADDLRGNITLFKNDFKDKILDTDGSNINRIPAYGGCAGAPSVNCPGWGTYFNIEGAEVYGVELSGDYDITKRLNFKANYTYSHSEIETGDPTIYTPNGAVKFSQTNLSRLDGKSLTATPKHAAHATLNYRPIAPLSTFIGLNYESELTSVQFGPGNRVSKNDKKLFTTDLGAQYDLNDNLSLNLTAYNIFDNVRYDEGLADDGNYYWYPEEGRRFWFKVNAKW; the protein is encoded by the coding sequence ATGCAAAAAGATATGTATTTTAAAAAGGCGAAATTTATTGCATTATCGATATGCGCGAGCGTTTCGATTTTATGCGGCGTCGAAGGCTCACACCTAAGCAGTGACGCAAATAGCACGAATCTTGGCGAAATCGTAGTAAGCGCGAGCGGCTTTCGCCAAGATATTAGGCAGGCGCCCGCCACCATTTCCACCTTGGATAATAAAGAGATATCAAGCGGCAGCTTCACTTCGCTGCACGATATCGCGAATAAAATGCCGGGCGTCAGCGTTATTGCAGGTGACGACGGCCCGGCAAGCGGGATATCCATCAGAGGAATGGAAAGCTCTCAAACCCTTGTTCTTATCGACGGCAAACGCGTAAGTTCCGCGGCGGCGAACCCAAAAGGCGGAGCGGGCGATATGAACTCGAATTTTATCCCGCCCGCAGGAGCGATCGAGCGTATCGAAGTGATTAGGGGGCCGATGAGCTCGCTTTACGGAAGCGATGCGGTAGGCGGCGTGATAAATATCATTACGAAAAAGAATTTTTCTAAATTTAGCGGAAGCGCCACCATATCTACGACTATCCAAGATCACGAGGGTATCGGAGATGGTAAGATGGGCGAAGCCTACGTCAATATTCCCTTCGGGCAGTATGCGGCGCTTCAGCTGTGGGGATATAAAAAGCTGCGCGATGAGGACGGCTATAAGGGAGGCTATCAAAAGAGCGATAAATCGGATTCTAACGCCAAGCTTTGGCTAACGCCGGATGAAAATAATAAATTTTACGTTCAAACCGGAAGGCAAAATCACGATTATTCAAGGACTCTTGGTAAAACCGCCGTTTATCCCAACGCGCGCGGATTAAATCACTATAAATATAAAAGAGAAAATCACGGCGTCGGATATTTGGGCGAGTTTGAAAGCTTAAGTGCTGATATAAGTTATTTTTGGGATAAGACTCGCCGTACGAGCATTTTTGATAGCCTTTCGCCCGCAATCGTAAAAAATAGAAATTTTAATTCCAAATTTACGACTTATCTTGGTATAAATACGCTTACCTTCGGCTACGATTTTAGCAAACAGGATGTGCAAACCACTTTCATCGTTTCAAACGCGAATAGGCAAAATTTACGCTCTCCGCAGCGATTTTCTATGAGCGAGCATGCGGGATTTTTAGAGGATGAGATTGAAATTTTGGAAAATACGCTATTTTTAACGCTCGGCGGCAGACTCACGCACAACGAATACTTCGGCAACCACTTTTCTCCTAGGGCCTACGCGACGTTTAATATAGGTGATACCTGGACGATCAAAGGCGGCGTCGCAACCGGTTATAAAACTCCCGACGTCAATCAAATTTCGCCGGAAGTAGGCACGATTCAGGGCGGCTGGAGGATTATAGATTTCGGTAACAAGGATTTAAAGCCCGAGAAAAGCACGACCTACGAGATCGGGCTTTATTACGACAATGCAGACGATCTGCGCGGCAATATCACGCTATTTAAAAACGACTTCAAAGATAAAATTTTAGATACCGATGGCAGCAATATCAATAGGATTCCCGCTTACGGAGGCTGCGCCGGCGCGCCGAGCGTTAATTGTCCGGGTTGGGGAACGTATTTTAATATAGAAGGAGCCGAGGTTTACGGCGTTGAGCTGAGCGGCGATTACGATATTACTAAGAGGCTAAATTTCAAGGCGAACTACACCTATAGCCACTCCGAGATCGAAACCGGGGATCCTACGATCTATACGCCAAACGGCGCCGTTAAATTTAGCCAAACCAATCTTAGTAGGCTAGATGGCAAATCCCTGACCGCTACTCCGAAGCATGCCGCACATGCGACGCTTAACTATAGGCCGATCGCTCCGCTTTCTACCTTTATTGGCCTTAATTACGAAAGCGAGCTTACAAGCGTACAATTCGGTCCGGGCAATAGAGTCAGCAAAAACGACAAAAAGCTTTTTACTACGGATTTGGGCGCACAATACGATTTAAACGATAATCTGAGCCTAAATTTAACCGCCTACAATATCTTCGATAACGTCCGATACGACGAGGGTCTCGCCGACGACGGCAATTACTATTGGTATCCCGAGGAGGGCAGGAGGTTTTGGTTCAAGGTAAACGCTAAATGGTAA
- the folP gene encoding dihydropteroate synthase, producing MKIYKISNEADFALICERIGVRNAGRAIMQKKSRLNFFYLKDLRAPAANILKQDALSIGAELACNEGVILGRDDTDAVLIANDRQIEALAQKEALQDFGLKELAKFLSEKFTKPQSCEIMGVVNINSDSFNPASRAASLKEAICKIEKMIEQGAAIIDIGGVSSRPGSQYCGRDEEFARIKDVLSEIYRLRLHEKAKFSLDSFDEYCLEFALDRGFSIINDISANLALAPLALRYDAAYVLMHMQGKPQNMQLAPKYDDLMGEIDEFFAQNLQQLQSAGLKKIILDVGIGFGKTAEQNLVLIKNLEHFLHFGCPLLVGASRKSVIDFYSPSAVADRLAGSLYLHQIAALNGAAIIRTHDVFEHVQMLRLMRAMDAAAVKF from the coding sequence ATGAAAATTTATAAAATTTCAAACGAGGCCGATTTCGCGCTGATTTGCGAGCGCATCGGCGTACGAAATGCGGGACGGGCGATAATGCAGAAAAAATCGCGCCTAAACTTTTTCTATCTAAAAGACCTGCGTGCGCCCGCGGCGAATATTTTAAAGCAGGATGCCCTTAGTATCGGCGCCGAGCTTGCGTGCAACGAAGGAGTGATCCTAGGGCGCGACGATACGGATGCGGTTTTGATCGCAAACGACCGCCAGATTGAGGCTTTAGCGCAGAAAGAAGCGCTACAGGATTTCGGGCTAAAAGAGCTCGCGAAATTTCTAAGCGAGAAATTTACTAAGCCGCAAAGCTGCGAAATAATGGGCGTAGTAAACATCAACTCTGATAGTTTTAACCCCGCAAGCCGTGCGGCAAGCTTAAAAGAGGCGATCTGCAAGATCGAAAAGATGATCGAGCAGGGCGCCGCTATTATCGATATCGGCGGCGTGAGCTCGCGCCCGGGCAGCCAGTACTGCGGCAGAGATGAGGAGTTTGCGCGCATAAAGGACGTGCTGAGCGAAATTTATCGCCTGCGTCTGCACGAAAAGGCTAAATTTAGCCTCGATAGCTTCGATGAGTATTGTTTGGAATTTGCGCTAGATCGGGGCTTTAGCATCATCAACGACATCAGCGCAAACCTCGCTCTAGCACCGCTTGCGCTTCGCTACGACGCCGCTTACGTGCTGATGCACATGCAAGGAAAGCCGCAAAATATGCAGCTTGCGCCTAAATACGACGATCTGATGGGCGAGATCGATGAGTTTTTTGCGCAAAATCTGCAGCAGCTGCAAAGCGCAGGGCTTAAAAAGATCATCCTTGACGTGGGCATTGGCTTTGGCAAGACCGCCGAGCAAAATTTGGTGCTGATTAAAAATTTGGAGCATTTCTTACACTTCGGCTGCCCGCTGCTTGTGGGCGCGAGCAGAAAGAGCGTTATCGATTTTTACAGCCCCTCTGCGGTCGCGGACAGGCTCGCAGGCTCGCTGTATCTGCACCAGATCGCCGCTTTAAACGGCGCCGCGATCATCCGCACGCACGATGTTTTCGAACACGTTCAAATGCTACGGCTAATGCGCGCGATGGACGCCGCTGCGGTAAAATTTTAA
- a CDS encoding HobA family DNA replication regulator: MQDLHTWSVTAMRSEPGLEWLEDRKEDWTPLLASKLKFLHDGFAFIVICDDERSWFSEYIIKKINSSTNSRPLLPFFSLRSLYRGGVNSLEDALLLNDMLSLAFANGFIYFYIGNGNHPLAKIAKSHEDSYLWLIDERLQNSFYMSESDPSLDLKLIQLFKILDKSIDAVLFDEVVL, from the coding sequence ATGCAGGATCTGCACACTTGGAGCGTCACGGCCATGCGCTCCGAGCCAGGACTTGAGTGGCTCGAGGATCGCAAGGAGGATTGGACGCCGCTTTTAGCATCAAAGCTAAAATTCCTCCACGACGGCTTTGCTTTCATCGTCATTTGCGACGATGAGCGAAGCTGGTTTAGCGAATACATCATCAAAAAGATCAACTCCTCTACCAACTCCCGTCCGCTACTGCCGTTTTTTTCGCTGCGTTCGCTTTATCGCGGCGGCGTAAATAGCCTTGAGGACGCGCTGCTGCTAAACGATATGCTAAGCCTCGCGTTTGCCAACGGCTTTATATATTTCTACATCGGCAACGGCAACCATCCGTTAGCCAAAATCGCCAAAAGCCACGAGGATAGCTATCTGTGGCTCATCGATGAGAGGCTACAAAATAGCTTTTACATGAGCGAGAGCGATCCGAGCTTAGATCTCAAACTGATTCAGCTTTTTAAAATTTTAGACAAAAGCATTGACGCCGTGCTTTTTGACGAAGTGGTGCTTTGA
- a CDS encoding RNA pyrophosphohydrolase: MEKEKNYRPNVAAIVLSPSYPFNCEILIAQRSDIKGAWQFPQGGIDDGETPKMAIRRELGEEIGTSKVDIIAECPKWLSYDFPDGVAQKMRPYDGQIQRYFLVRLRSLADININTKLPEFDAFKFVGANEVLRHVNHFKKPIYATVLKYFKEEGYI; encoded by the coding sequence ATGGAAAAAGAGAAAAATTACAGACCGAATGTCGCTGCAATCGTACTTTCGCCCTCGTATCCGTTTAATTGCGAAATTTTAATCGCGCAACGAAGCGACATCAAAGGCGCTTGGCAGTTTCCTCAAGGCGGTATCGACGACGGTGAGACGCCGAAGATGGCGATCCGCAGAGAGCTAGGCGAGGAGATCGGAACAAGCAAAGTCGATATCATCGCTGAGTGCCCGAAGTGGCTTAGCTACGACTTCCCCGATGGAGTAGCTCAAAAGATGCGCCCATACGACGGGCAAATTCAAAGATATTTTTTAGTGCGATTGCGAAGCTTAGCCGATATAAACATCAATACTAAACTTCCGGAGTTCGACGCATTTAAATTCGTAGGCGCAAATGAGGTTTTAAGGCACGTAAATCACTTCAAAAAGCCGATTTACGCGACGGTTTTAAAATATTTTAAGGAGGAGGGTTACATTTAA
- the hemW gene encoding radical SAM family heme chaperone HemW, translating into MHIYIHVPFCTSKCPYCAFGSFSDKFSLAKSYFRALKLEVRDFLAKNPHAQISTLFIGGGTPSAVDAGLYDEIFALLAPHFTAKAEISSEANPNSASPAWLRAMCELGVNRISFGAQSFNDAKLKFLGRAHSAAQIFLAVQNAKAAGFDNINLDLIYASKFDDKRNLKFEMDALARCEVPHLSAYALSLEENTPFFGRESFKRESVALAKFLFALAADSGFRQYEISNFAARGLRCKHNLAYWRGEDYVGFGAFAVGTSAQMRLSSPKNLQDYIADPLQKQREALSAQDKKLERIFLGLRCVLGFEAQILDAAELSNAQLLVREKKLKFAEGKFYNLNFLLADEIALFITQESRHGR; encoded by the coding sequence TTGCACATCTACATCCACGTGCCGTTTTGCACCTCAAAATGCCCGTATTGCGCCTTTGGCTCCTTCAGCGATAAGTTTAGCCTCGCAAAAAGCTATTTTCGCGCGTTAAAGCTTGAAGTGCGCGACTTTTTGGCGAAAAATCCGCACGCGCAAATCTCTACGCTTTTTATCGGCGGAGGCACGCCAAGCGCCGTAGATGCAGGGCTTTATGATGAAATTTTTGCGCTGCTTGCGCCGCATTTTACCGCCAAAGCCGAAATCAGCTCGGAAGCTAACCCGAACTCCGCTAGCCCCGCTTGGCTTAGGGCGATGTGCGAGCTCGGCGTAAATCGCATCAGCTTCGGCGCGCAAAGCTTCAACGATGCCAAGCTAAAGTTCCTCGGTCGCGCGCACAGTGCAGCGCAGATTTTTCTGGCGGTACAAAATGCCAAAGCAGCGGGCTTTGATAATATAAACTTAGACCTAATCTACGCGAGTAAATTTGACGATAAAAGGAATTTAAAATTTGAAATGGATGCGCTTGCGCGCTGCGAAGTGCCGCACCTAAGCGCCTATGCGCTAAGCCTTGAGGAGAACACGCCCTTTTTTGGGCGCGAAAGCTTTAAAAGGGAAAGCGTGGCTCTAGCTAAATTTCTCTTTGCTCTTGCGGCGGATAGCGGCTTTAGACAGTATGAAATTTCAAATTTTGCCGCGCGCGGACTGCGCTGTAAGCACAATCTCGCCTACTGGCGCGGCGAGGATTACGTGGGATTTGGGGCATTTGCGGTCGGAACTAGCGCTCAGATGCGCCTTAGCTCGCCTAAAAATTTGCAAGATTACATCGCAGATCCGCTGCAAAAACAGCGCGAAGCTCTAAGCGCGCAGGATAAAAAGCTTGAGCGCATATTTCTCGGGCTGCGCTGCGTTTTGGGATTTGAAGCGCAAATTTTAGACGCCGCGGAGCTAAGCAACGCGCAGCTGCTCGTACGCGAAAAAAAGCTGAAATTTGCCGAGGGTAAATTTTATAATCTCAACTTTTTGCTCGCCGACGAGATTGCGCTTTTTATCACTCAAGAAAGCCGCCACGGGCGCTAA
- a CDS encoding cytidylate kinase-like family protein, whose product MIISIARQTGAGGRETARKLAERLGYTYLAKADLLRKADELGCFEQMYEFYNEMPVNTLLQAISHNELANEQKRDRIVAIYEKIVSGGNVIVLGRCAGFFLRGHPDLLTVFLRASDEFKLARLEKEGHTDAREYMENSDAGRMSFHQYYTNQVWGASANYNICIDTSYCGIDNAVNIIEYLVKHHIEK is encoded by the coding sequence ATGATAATCTCGATCGCTAGACAAACTGGCGCAGGCGGGCGCGAAACTGCGCGCAAACTAGCCGAGCGCTTAGGCTATACCTATCTAGCCAAGGCGGATCTGCTCCGCAAAGCAGACGAGCTTGGCTGCTTCGAGCAGATGTATGAGTTCTACAACGAAATGCCCGTAAATACGCTACTTCAGGCAATCTCGCACAACGAGCTAGCCAATGAGCAAAAACGCGATCGCATCGTAGCAATCTACGAAAAGATCGTCTCGGGCGGCAACGTTATAGTGCTTGGGCGCTGCGCAGGGTTTTTCTTGCGCGGACATCCGGATCTGCTGACGGTATTTCTACGTGCGAGCGATGAGTTTAAACTTGCCAGATTAGAAAAAGAGGGCCATACCGACGCGCGCGAGTATATGGAAAATAGCGACGCAGGCAGGATGAGCTTTCATCAATACTACACCAACCAAGTCTGGGGTGCGTCCGCAAACTACAATATCTGCATCGACACATCGTATTGCGGCATCGATAATGCGGTAAATATCATCGAGTATCTGGTCAAACATCACATTGAAAAGTGA
- a CDS encoding DNA polymerase III subunit delta', producing the protein MKIINQIVLTNDYEGFKDKILAEIPRKNLRFFESTELKIDEARKIIDEAYVAEREDKIIVISATKFGEEAQNALLKILEEPPKNTVFFLITPFINALLPTIRSRLIVQNLCVRKPRYRTGLSLTRLSLKEAVEFIDAQIALERKGELDKTALKALIGEIALECFEAGVSLSGDELQRIDRLSYLAEHNAKAHAVLTPLLLMIEEKR; encoded by the coding sequence TTGAAAATCATAAATCAGATCGTTTTAACTAACGATTATGAGGGCTTTAAAGATAAAATTTTAGCCGAAATTCCGCGCAAAAATTTAAGGTTTTTTGAAAGCACTGAGCTTAAGATCGACGAGGCGCGAAAGATCATTGACGAAGCCTACGTCGCCGAGCGCGAGGATAAGATTATCGTCATCTCCGCTACGAAATTCGGCGAGGAGGCGCAAAACGCTCTGCTTAAAATTTTAGAGGAGCCGCCCAAAAATACGGTGTTTTTCCTGATCACCCCTTTCATCAACGCCCTGCTGCCTACTATCCGCTCGCGCCTGATCGTGCAAAACCTCTGCGTGCGAAAGCCCAGATACCGCACCGGGCTAAGCTTAACCAGGCTCAGCCTAAAGGAAGCGGTGGAGTTTATCGACGCGCAGATCGCGCTGGAGCGCAAGGGCGAGCTGGACAAAACGGCGCTAAAAGCGCTCATCGGCGAGATCGCGTTAGAGTGCTTCGAAGCAGGCGTCAGTCTAAGCGGCGATGAGCTGCAGCGGATTGACCGCTTAAGCTACCTCGCCGAGCACAACGCCAAAGCCCACGCTGTGCTTACTCCGTTACTGTTGATGATCGAGGAGAAAAGATGA
- the tatC gene encoding twin-arginine translocase subunit TatC: MFEELKPHLAELRKRLVICVLSVIVLFIACFGFWENILGFMTRPLVRVLPKGSEIIFTQLGETFFTAMKVSFFTSLLLAMPIIFWQVWLFVAPGLYDNEKKYVIPFVSGASIMFFLGAAFCYFFVIPVAFNFLVNFGAKQFTAMPTIGEYVGFFAKLVVAFGISFELPVVTFFLAKIGLVTNKSLSDFFRYAIVIIFIFAAVMTPPDVLSQFMLATPLIALYLLSIFIAKMINPYKPEDDESENSTDVAQA, translated from the coding sequence ATGTTTGAAGAGCTAAAACCCCATCTAGCCGAGCTTCGCAAGCGCCTGGTTATCTGCGTGCTTTCCGTCATCGTCCTTTTTATCGCGTGCTTCGGCTTTTGGGAAAATATTTTAGGTTTTATGACCCGTCCGCTGGTGCGCGTGCTTCCCAAAGGCAGCGAGATCATCTTTACCCAGCTTGGCGAGACCTTTTTTACTGCGATGAAGGTGTCGTTTTTTACCTCGTTACTTCTAGCGATGCCAATAATTTTCTGGCAGGTGTGGCTTTTCGTAGCACCTGGGCTTTACGACAACGAGAAAAAATACGTCATCCCCTTCGTTAGCGGCGCGAGCATTATGTTCTTTTTAGGCGCGGCGTTTTGCTATTTTTTCGTAATCCCTGTCGCGTTTAATTTCTTGGTAAATTTTGGCGCTAAGCAATTTACTGCGATGCCTACGATCGGCGAATATGTAGGCTTTTTCGCTAAGCTCGTCGTCGCATTCGGCATCAGCTTCGAGCTTCCGGTGGTGACCTTTTTTCTCGCCAAGATCGGGCTTGTGACAAACAAAAGCCTGAGCGATTTTTTCCGCTACGCAATCGTCATTATTTTCATCTTTGCAGCGGTCATGACGCCGCCGGACGTGCTTAGTCAGTTTATGCTCGCAACTCCGCTAATTGCGCTTTATCTGCTTTCGATCTTTATCGCCAAAATGATAAATCCGTATAAGCCTGAGGATGACGAAAGCGAAAATTCTACGGACGTAGCGCAGGCGTGA
- a CDS encoding alpha/beta hydrolase — protein sequence MVSLKSFLAVFNALFLACLFACDLGAKPPQKIERISEAAREMFNVSDFILKSKSGEKYKIFIARQKNIARYDRVVFMVDANAQVAMLLNSYAQIYAGLNSAKENAETGPKLNKTVLIVGIGYDSPLAYDTKRRTRDLTPAASGEEYANGGGAAEFYDFVKDELFPLVEKKYSTAKSDKIYFGHSFGGLFGIYALLRDDGIFDEFFIASPSLWWGESQLIRDALDEGKLRSNLKAKFIMLVAGSREMRKGKTDKAGILKAADLAEILKTKGLSCEFKLYEGASHGEVIPLALRDLALFTQR from the coding sequence ATGGTAAGCCTAAAGAGCTTTCTTGCGGTATTTAACGCGCTCTTTTTAGCGTGCTTATTCGCTTGCGATCTGGGGGCAAAACCGCCGCAAAAGATTGAGCGGATAAGCGAGGCTGCGCGCGAAATGTTTAACGTGAGCGATTTTATTCTAAAAAGCAAGAGCGGCGAAAAATATAAAATTTTTATAGCTCGCCAAAAAAATATCGCTCGTTACGATAGGGTAGTTTTTATGGTTGATGCGAACGCGCAAGTTGCTATGCTTTTAAACTCTTATGCGCAAATTTACGCAGGTTTAAATAGTGCGAAAGAAAATGCCGAAACCGGGCCTAAATTAAATAAAACCGTTCTTATAGTAGGCATCGGATACGACAGCCCGCTAGCGTATGATACTAAGCGTCGCACGAGAGATTTAACGCCCGCGGCGAGTGGCGAAGAGTATGCAAACGGCGGCGGCGCAGCAGAATTTTACGATTTCGTAAAAGATGAATTATTTCCGCTCGTGGAGAAAAAATACTCTACGGCAAAAAGCGATAAAATTTACTTCGGACATTCTTTTGGCGGGCTATTCGGGATTTATGCTTTGCTGCGCGACGATGGGATTTTCGACGAGTTTTTTATCGCCTCGCCTTCGTTGTGGTGGGGCGAATCACAGCTGATCAGAGATGCCCTAGACGAGGGAAAACTTAGATCAAATTTAAAAGCGAAATTCATAATGCTCGTTGCTGGCTCGCGTGAAATGCGTAAAGGAAAAACCGATAAAGCGGGAATTTTAAAAGCGGCCGATCTAGCTGAAATTTTAAAAACAAAGGGGCTTTCTTGCGAATTTAAGCTCTACGAAGGCGCTTCGCACGGCGAAGTAATCCCATTGGCTTTGCGAGATTTAGCGCTATTTACGCAAAGATAA
- a CDS encoding CidA/LrgA family protein, producing the protein MNYLIQFSVILGISFVAEILAALVPVPIPASIYGLVIMLLALIFKLIKVSQIRETVSFFMQIMPVIFIPAGAAIIIAGDALRQHLFAIIAITAVSTVVVIGASGAVTQIFYKIALARVKRRLYAAAHEQDGVNTKGVDAKLEREILSGDDKK; encoded by the coding sequence TTGAACTACTTAATCCAATTCAGTGTGATTTTAGGGATATCTTTTGTTGCGGAGATTTTGGCGGCGCTCGTGCCTGTGCCGATCCCCGCTAGCATCTACGGACTAGTCATTATGCTTTTAGCCCTGATCTTTAAACTCATCAAAGTATCGCAGATCAGAGAAACCGTGTCATTTTTTATGCAGATCATGCCAGTGATTTTCATCCCGGCGGGCGCTGCGATCATCATCGCAGGCGACGCGCTACGCCAGCATCTTTTCGCAATCATCGCGATTACGGCAGTCTCTACGGTAGTAGTCATCGGTGCAAGCGGCGCGGTAACGCAGATCTTTTATAAAATCGCACTCGCCCGCGTTAAGCGCAGGCTCTACGCAGCCGCACATGAACAAGACGGCGTGAATACAAAGGGTGTGGATGCGAAGCTGGAGCGCGAAATTTTATCCGGAGACGACAAAAAATGA
- a CDS encoding aspartate kinase, with the protein MLIVQKYGGTSVGTLERIEAVAQRVIKTKNEGHDVAVIVSAMSGVTNQLIEQAEFFTKTPIGREMDVLLSSGERVTSALLAIALNAKGYAAIAFSGRGAGIVTDNFHTKARIVSIDPKSMQEALKQGKIVVVAGFQGISTAGEVTTLGRGGSDLSAVAVAGALNADLCEIYTDVDGVYTTDPRIEPKAKKLDRISYDEMLELASLGAKVLQNRSVELAKKLNVNLVTRSSFNDHEGTLITGEEKMEDAVISGIALDKNQARITIRNVEDRPGVAAEIFSALASKEINVDMIVQNIGRNGETNLGFTVPQNELETAYRVMKEVNPNPNSIIESDADIVKVSLVGVGMKSHSGIASKAFKTLADEGINIQMISTSEIKISMIVEAKYGELAVRALHKAYDLDK; encoded by the coding sequence ATGCTGATCGTTCAAAAATACGGCGGTACGAGCGTCGGTACGCTAGAGCGGATCGAGGCGGTCGCGCAGCGCGTGATAAAGACTAAAAACGAAGGGCACGATGTCGCGGTAATCGTATCTGCGATGAGCGGCGTTACCAATCAGCTCATCGAGCAGGCGGAATTTTTTACTAAAACTCCCATAGGCAGAGAGATGGATGTGCTGTTAAGTTCGGGCGAGCGCGTCACGAGCGCACTTTTAGCTATCGCGCTAAATGCCAAGGGCTATGCTGCGATCGCGTTTAGCGGGCGAGGCGCGGGCATCGTGACGGATAATTTTCACACCAAAGCTCGCATCGTCTCGATCGATCCAAAAAGTATGCAAGAGGCGCTAAAGCAGGGCAAAATCGTCGTCGTCGCGGGCTTTCAAGGTATCAGCACCGCAGGCGAAGTAACGACGCTCGGGCGAGGCGGAAGCGATCTTAGCGCAGTCGCCGTCGCAGGAGCGCTGAATGCCGATCTGTGCGAAATTTACACTGATGTAGACGGCGTATATACGACCGATCCGCGCATCGAGCCAAAAGCCAAGAAGCTTGATCGTATCAGCTACGACGAGATGCTTGAGCTTGCGAGCTTGGGGGCGAAGGTTTTGCAAAATCGAAGCGTCGAGCTTGCAAAGAAATTAAACGTAAATTTGGTGACGCGAAGCAGTTTTAACGATCATGAAGGAACACTCATAACAGGAGAAGAAAAGATGGAAGATGCGGTAATTAGCGGCATTGCACTGGATAAAAATCAAGCAAGAATCACGATTAGAAACGTAGAGGATCGCCCCGGCGTCGCGGCTGAAATTTTCTCTGCGCTCGCGAGCAAGGAGATCAACGTCGATATGATCGTGCAAAATATCGGACGAAACGGCGAGACGAATTTGGGCTTTACCGTGCCGCAAAACGAGCTGGAAACGGCCTATAGGGTAATGAAAGAGGTAAATCCAAATCCGAATTCCATCATCGAATCGGACGCCGATATCGTAAAGGTTTCTTTAGTAGGCGTTGGTATGAAAAGCCACAGCGGCATAGCCAGCAAGGCGTTTAAGACGCTTGCGGACGAGGGGATAAATATCCAGATGATCTCCACGAGCGAGATTAAAATTTCGATGATCGTAGAGGCCAAATACGGCGAGCTTGCCGTGCGCGCGCTGCATAAAGCCTACGATTTGGATAAATAA
- a CDS encoding LrgB family protein, whose product MREILMNSAFFGVFLCLGSFELGLYLKKRFKLTIFNPLLIGIVLTVCVLLLFKIPYEKFNASASHISFFLTPITVCLAVPLYEQLALLRSNFLAIFAGLISGMIAGLGSIYAMSVIFGLNHTMYVTLLPKSVTAPIGMGISESLGGIVTLTVACIIATGIIGSVFGEALLKIFGIKKAMAKGIALGCASHAMGTARALEIGDVEGAMASLAMAVTGLLTVIGAGIFAHFI is encoded by the coding sequence ATGAGAGAAATTTTAATGAACTCCGCTTTTTTCGGCGTGTTTTTGTGCCTGGGCTCATTTGAGCTGGGACTTTATCTAAAAAAGCGCTTTAAGCTAACTATTTTCAATCCGCTTCTAATCGGTATCGTGCTTACCGTCTGCGTGCTTTTACTCTTTAAAATTCCATACGAAAAATTTAACGCCAGCGCCTCGCACATTAGCTTTTTCTTAACGCCGATTACCGTCTGTCTAGCCGTGCCACTGTACGAGCAGCTGGCGCTTTTGCGAAGTAATTTTTTAGCTATTTTTGCAGGATTGATTTCGGGTATGATCGCAGGGCTAGGCAGCATCTACGCGATGTCGGTAATATTTGGGCTAAATCACACAATGTATGTCACGCTACTACCGAAATCCGTCACGGCGCCAATCGGTATGGGTATCAGCGAAAGCTTAGGCGGCATCGTGACACTAACGGTGGCCTGCATCATCGCTACGGGCATCATCGGCAGTGTATTTGGCGAGGCACTACTTAAAATTTTTGGCATAAAAAAGGCGATGGCAAAAGGTATCGCCCTAGGCTGCGCGAGCCACGCGATGGGAACGGCGCGCGCTCTTGAGATCGGTGACGTAGAGGGCGCAATGGCGTCTTTAGCGATGGCAGTTACGGGACTTCTTACCGTCATCGGTGCCGGTATTTTTGCACATTTCATCTAA